atacaattaaATAATGTCATGTTGCACATTTTGATTGTCAAATTAGTAATTAGTTATTgatattgataatgatatataaaatagatagagtggttgaaagaatgagagaaatagagaaaagaagaggaaggagaggagaactctttaattttggaggaaaagatttgattttaattgcAATGAGGGAGTGACATGTGGCACATTTttgttgtaaaattagtaaggaTAAGGGaagaattctttaattttagagaaaaagatttaatttcaattataataaGAGAGTGACATGCATGTGGcacattttggttgtaaaattagtaaggGAGAGAGGAAAATTCCTTAATTTTAAAGGGAAAGATTTTATTCCAATTGCAATGAGAAAGTGATATATAGcacattttggttgtaaaataatagatatataataGATTTAATACATGATTCAACAACATTCACAACAtcacatattatttttttagagaaCATTCCACTTTCTTCCTTTACGAGATGTTAAAATGACACTTCCCTCCCTTCTATTTATAAAATGTACATTTCCCTCccttataacttttaaaaacctcctttttaatccattttaatttttttgtgttaactaattttaactttatccatttttttaagaaaaaataaattatttttttacaaaaatagtctttaacaaaaattttatttttttgtcattaattTTACTTAcgaaaatattctttaataaattattttttattgattaaattgtatttttaccaaaatatttttaaaaaaatttaataattaaattatttttttctaagatacccttcaataattttttaattattaattataattttaccaaaatttttgttaacaatttttttatattttactataattttttaatatcaatataaattattttaatattaaaaaatcttaataaaattattttttaatatcaatatatattaattgttatacatattaacaatggtaagatttttttatttaatgttaaaataatatagattgatatcaaaaaattaatagtaaaatataaaaaattattaacaaaaagtttggtcataatttaataattaaaaaattagtgaaggatattttagaaaaaaataatttaattattaaattttttaaaaaatattttggtaaaaatataatttaataaataaaaaataatttattaaatggtattttggtaagcaaaatttaatgataaaaaataaaatttttgttaaagaatatttttgtaaaaaatacttttttaaaaaaaatagataaaattaacattagttaacacaaaattttaaaatagattaaagaagagattttttaaaaattataaaaaaagaaaatgtatattttataaataaagagaAAGAAATGTCATTTTAATATCTcacaagagaagaagaaggagagtaGAATTTTCTCCTTGTTAAATATGGTTGGTCTAAATACATGCAAATTAAATCTGTACCTTGGCTTCATTGATGAGCTGGACATACTTCTGCAAAAGTTCCTTCCTCTTGTTGTTCACTTGATTCACGTAAAATCTCACTTGTTGAGGGGTCAATTGGCTTCTATCAAACTTTCCAACTATCACATATGCCATTTTTTTAATTGGAAATTCAGCTATTGAGAGGTATACTTTTTTTATAGGGAAAAAATGCCAAGTCAAAGATATAAGCACAAAGAAAAGTTTTCAACAAAAGTTCCGTTTTgtgattaattaatttttcacTAAAGTTTATCATAATACTATTTTTTCTAAAACTTAAATATTTCTAATACGTGTCtcacacaaaaaaattttaatatcatgTTATATTAtgatactatttttttaaaatttaaatcgataaaaaaaagtatattaaTAAATGTATCTCTAATGAtaatgtgtttgattttcttttacttttattattttctgacataaaaatttcttgaagaaaaaattaaaaatagaaaacttaTTACCAGGCGTGGGAATCATTGTGATCGGTGGCGATACATGGACAAGAAAAATCCGAGCACCAGGAGAAACAACATGATCAAGAACCCACTGCACCAAATCCAAGTCATCTTTGCCAACAGCAACATGAAGATCATCATCTCCTCTATTCTTGTTGTTTGTTATGCTCTTACCATCTTCAACTATCTCCACAATTTCTGCCGACAACGATACCATCGAATAACGGTCGTACTCGCCATTCTCTTCGTCACCACAGGCCGCGGCTGCCATGAAGATTTCATTATTGTTAGCTCCATATCTACCATTGTTGTTCAAAACTCTGATCCCTTCAAATGACTCAGATATTTCAGGAGTCACTATTTCTTGGGAGTTATAGCCATAGTAATCTTTAACATCACCAAAACAGAAGCCATTAACTCCATTATTGTTACTGTCACTTCTCTTGGGAGTTTTTGACCACCATATTGATTTGGAATAGTAAACTTTTGCTTCAGTTGGGGTGTGATCTTCATCTGCCATATCTATGCGTCTTTGTGTCTCCTTAATCCTCTGAGAGTTGTTAGAGGTTTTAATTTGCTGGGTTTAAAAATGGGCATTTTGTGAAGAGTTCGTTGCCAACAAAGCATGTAGAAAGGAGATACTCTCTTGTCAATATCAGAAACATCATTGGATTTGTCATCCTATGTTTTTGACAACTTATTGCCATCCATACGTCATTTTTTCTTCGAGTAGCTTACAAACACAATCGTACAATCATTACTAGCATTGATTATATTCTTTTAGGGTTAAGACCTTTGGATTAtttacaaattacaattaatCAAGAACTACTTCTGCCTGTAAATATCTATCATTATAATTTAAGATTAAAAGTTTTGTGAAACATGTGAAACAATTTCTATTATTTTAGATTTTCAGTATGATGTTAATTTTGTTTTAGCGATGCTACATGGCcaaattgttttaattttgttccaAAAGTTTTCtatttgtattaaatatattgctaactaattttttaaaaaaattaagactaatttaacaacaatttcataaaaGCAACTCTCAACACAAGTAAATTAAgtataattttcatgcattattgttagattggtcttaattttttgaaaatttagccatcgagaatatatttgatgcaaataaaaaatttttaggacaaaattgaaacaaaataaaatttaggaatattttttaaatttttgatcAACTTCAAGGACCAAAAtttttttgcattttattttttaaaattatccttataataaatcataatcacattataatttattaatttaaaaatattttgttagcaCTAATCTCTCTCGTACAatttatgtaaaataattttaaaatggtTATCACATgatcaaatcatatcttttttaaattatatttcttatgtattttttaatgaataaattatattaattttgcaTTCATTATTTATGTTTAGACAAATTTTGTAATGATTTAACTTCCAGTACatcatgatcgtaccaaaagtaaggCGTTACTAACCTGCTTTCCTTAttaactatttaatattgagcctttagttcgatatcgcattttaatttttaagaaaaagccaaaaacttatttttttattaattaaaatcatatatcaaggatcaccaagtaataataatcacataattattaataataataaatattatacaaAAGAATTTAAATGAAACTCAGATGCAGCTCCTATCCctctgtataaaataaaatcttaatcAACAAAGGCGAGAGAACTCTATGAAAACAACCTAACTCATAAAATTAACTCATAAATAAGTCTAATAACCGCTCGTGGCTTCAAACTGAGTCTTCGAACCTGTATCACTGAATGAGTGGAAAATTTTGgagtgagaacaaaccacacctTCTCAGTAAGGAATGGGAATGTCGTAAAAGTAATGAAATAAAATGCCAATATTTAACTTTACTcaataaaactatttttatcaaattcttgAAAATACTGTTAGTTTTACTTTAGATGATTAATTACTTTTCTTTAACTTTCTAAACTCAAAATAGATTTCAATCACAAAATTAGTCATATTAACCATCTCTCAACCACATAATCATTTCTCAACCACAACATTTCACCTCAATACATCCGTGATGAACTAATAGCACCAGTAAGAAATCCAAACCAACACACAAACAAGTCACAAGAAGACAAACAGCACAACCACAAAGGAGTAACACAAGCAAATACAACCAAATACAAATGCGCAAACattatgatgcatgtctgtcctaagcAGGTCATGAGCTCACGTGTTGGTTTACACCCTGAAACCCGACATTATCTAGGAACTAGTCCTAGATATGGCTTCCCATTATGTCCTTCATGCATATGTGTAGGTGGTTAAGAATACCACTCCTTCGTAACTACTAGCAGTCGGTGCAAAGCTCGAATCCATAATATACGCACAAAGAAAAACAGTGATCCGCAGTTTGTGTGCGTCCCCGAGATCAACACAGGGATCCTCAGTTCTTGGGTTTTTTCAAGAtcaacacacaacaaaacagaGATCTTCAATTCGTGAGTTTTCCCAAGATTAATATACAACAAACATGATCCTCAGTTTGTGGGTTATCCCAGAGATCAATACACAACAAAACAGAGATCTTCAATTCATGGGTTTCCCCGAGATTAATACACAACAAACACGATCCTCAATTTGTGGGttattgaatccatctcttgatcaacctcctcaaaatcttcaaccatgatatgctttggaggttgtatatcctcctcaacatcaaattcaaacttcttggaaggaggctctatgacttgagGTTCCCATGGACTctcaacatctcctaagtcttaAACTACTTCTTTCTCTTTGATAATTAcggcttcctccaattgttctagtACAAAATTACATTCCTCATTCTCCACCGAATTTTttaatctctccttcatgctacgctcCTCAATTAATTCTCCACATGTGGCCATCgaagttccttgagtgtccaaacATTGGGAGACTAATCGATTTACTACCTCGGTCAAGGCAGCCGTGAATTCTAGTACCTCCTTTTTCATCTCTTCTTACCCTTGAAGAACAACACCAAGGGTGTCATCCATTGGGGATTGGAGTGGATATGAAGGTTGAGTATTGAAGATAACGGGTGGATCTACACGGGATATCAGAGCTTGGAGTGAATTTTGAAACTCTCTTTGTCCTTGAAGAATAGCACTAAAGGTATCATCTACGAGAGCTTGGGGTGGATAGAAGAGTTAAGTGGTTGGGAAAAAGGCTCATAATacgaaggtggttcttcttgataaggatatggagatggtgaatattgagatagtggttcttgggagtaattgggttagaattggggtggttctaagTATAGCTCGTAAGGCTCATAAGGCTCttggtatggtgggtaaggATTAAGGTCATATGGGTAAGGATTAAGGTCATATGGGGGTGTTTGGTAACATGggacttgtgagtatggtggttgcgggctatattgaggagggggttcataggtatatggtggtggttgttgattgTCACGAAGAGGTCCACCATAACTGCTGTCTTGGTACGCATCATGGAATGGTTGTTGCTCATAGTACATcggaggaggttgttgccaagagggttgatcaaatccttgtggctcctcctatctttgattgtcccatccttgatgcaagCCTTCATTATAATCTCCACTTCCTagaacataattgtaaccaaactcatagccaaagggggtgagaattcatggtaacaaacgaaaataaaaacaaaaactaataagaaataatgaaagtAAACTCCTAAACTAGAAACAACtaacaaagaaataaaagacaaacatattcacaatattcataataaccaataataaggcacacatttgcGATTCTCCGGCAATGGCACCAAAAATTTGATAGAGGAAAAATGTCGGTAAAGATTTTCACAAAATTATtgtgttgcaagtatagttctaaaccgacaattaaacctcaatcaatatttaaattgtttgtcacttaagcaaacccaatgaAATTAaacgaagtatttaaacctcgggtcgtctctcaaggaatcacagagaagtgtatttattattggttatgaaaaagtagTTTTGGGATTTTTGTGATAAGAGACAAGTAATGTaaataacaaggaaataaaatgaCAACTAAGAAAGGTCCTAGCAAGGATTGAGaattggaattcctatcctcattatcataatcaattgtgatggtaattgcCCTTACGGGTTCTCTCTTTCTCAACAATTCACCAGCCATTTTCTTAACAATTATTAAACAAACAATTCTCAATCAATCAGATATTCACAATTCATAATAATTAACAAATCAATCATACTCCGCAATTCCCACGTAATCTATCAATCCAACTCAAATCACATCAATTCATAATTACTTTTTACATATCATAGAATCCtctcaaaattaaactcaatcaACTAGTAATCCCAAAAATCAGCCTTCtataattttagttattttatagtCATTTACTCTTTAGCAAAGTTactattttgttttaaaaatcaGATTTCAAGAAACAATTCAATAATCAAACTTCAATCATTTAACAGTTCTCAAAATCAATTCtagttaaatataaattaacatTAACAGCTATCAGAACACCATCAATCCAAACTCAATTCCTCCATTATCAAAACGTCAGATTTTCAATAATTAACTCATCATATTTCAATTTAATATCAAATACATCTCCATTCAAGGCCACATTTCAACCAATTCTCATCAATTAGTCACAActcaacaaattttcattatgaCTAACTAATAATCAGAATTTTTAGCATTCCCAAATAATCAAGAAGTCAAACACATACTCATTAAATTTAatcataagtccaacttaaacTTATCATTCAGTCATTCCAAACAatcacaaattattttcaattacCCACTAGACTTTCATGGCATTCATAAATTAAACAgttaatttcaaattaaaatccCCTACCTCAACTTTCGAATTTTGCAGAAACTGAATTGAAGGCGCGGTTGCGACGTGACGATTGGCTGAGCTGCAACCAGCAGCGCAACAACTTCATTCTTTCGAACACAACCAACGACACCTACCTCCGATGGCGGCGGCAGCAGAGTAATTCACAGTAACAGGTTTATTTAACATAAATACTTTAACAACAACCTTCATAGTAGCAACAGAATAACAGAAATAGGGATAAAACTCACCAAGACAGTGGCAGCTCCAACGATAGTTCTCCGGCGACCAAAACGGCGATAACGACAGCGGACAGCTCAACGACAGCACGGAGGTACGTCGGCGAGGTGGCAGCACTGCTTTTTCTCCCTCACAAACTCGTCTCTTTCTTTCCCTCCTCTGCTCGCGATTTACGGTGGCGGCAAAAGCTTTATTGACGGTGACGAAGCAGCAGTGAGGGAACGACGATATCTGATGGCGAGCTTGGTAGCGACCAGGTGTGACATGGCTGGCGGCGTCCTCTCCTCCAACGCGTTTCCCGTAGCAGCAGCACTCTGTCTCaatgtctctctctctcttctgcAATGGCTTGGCGGTGATGCAATGGCGGTGGCGAGGCAGCTGGACAGCGGCAGCAGCGTGGCTCATCCTCTCTTCTAATCGCAGCTCTGTCCTTCTCATTTTGGTtctctttttttgtttctttccttTTGTTGCTACGTTATGTTTGAGAAAAGGGGAAAGTGTGTATGCATCTAGGGAGAAAGGGGGTGGGTGTAACACTCTAACTTTTAGCACCTTATGATCGTACCAAAACTAAGACATTACTAAcctaattctttttttttatctatttaatattgagcctttacgCGTAAATCTATCGATGATTTTACTAAAACTTATAACTTTTCCAACGAGAACAAACAACACATATTCACAtacttaatattaataatacatTATAGCATTACATACAAAAGCAATTACAGAACCTACCCCTCTGAATAAAACTCTAACTAACAAGGCGAGGggaaaataaattctaacaacTCAACTCGTGAATATAATCTTCTATGCTCTTGTAGCTTCGCACTAAACCTTCACACCTGTAGCTGAAATGGGTGAAAAtagggggtaagaactggggagttcttagtaagGTCGAGGCATGTAGTTATACTCATTTTAATACTATAGCCAACAACAATGGGCAATAGAATACATTTAGACTTAACAAATAAAGGACACAGAAATCAAGCAATCATATAGCACACCCACAATCACAAGAAATACACTTACAAACATATATGTTcaaacaagtatgatgcatgtctagtcttATACaaccatgagctcatgtgtcggtttgTTGCCCGATTTCCGATACTAGTCCTGAGATAAGGGTTTTGTACCACCATCCTTATCTCAGCTAACATTCCCTCCATGAGCGTTATGCATCGCCGTCCTCATGGGGGAACCTTCCTTTCGGTCTCTAGTGAGCATTACGCATCGCCGTCCTCACTGAGCCGTCCTTACAGTATCAAGTGAGTGTTACGCATTGCCATCCTCACTAGACACTTGACACTAAGGCCCAAACAGCACTCAATTTCTTTTTAATCTTTGCTCTCTACTCTACTGCGGTAGAGATCCCTTTAATTAATATCCTCTTTTCTTTTATGTGCTCTGCTctctgataaaccactattttatggtttatcttatgctcaattgagtggtttttatcaaatcttcacccacttattcatactatttgcataaTTTTACTATTCCTTCCTCATTTTATGATatatgtgaaaacatgtttcctatgctttaaaaatattaaatttaatcatCTCGTATTACCATTTGATACcatgatatgtttgttaagtgtttttagatattacagggtaggaatggcttagaggatggaaaggaagcatgcaaaagtgaaaggaatacaagaagttgaaggaactgcaaagctgtcagtcTGACCCTCTCACACtaaaacggtcataacttgagctacagaggtccaaacgatgaggttctagttgcgttggaaagataACGTCCGAGGCTTcgatttaatatataatttgccatagttgccgtATAGCTAGGAGACGCaaacgcgtgctccacgcggacGCATTGCAGTGACGAAAATCAGTGTGGCAGATTTCGctcccagcgatttctgggctattttcggcccagtttcaagtccagaaaacacagattaaaggcagCAAAGTAGAGGAATGAAGGGAGACGACTCATAacacacttttcataatttagatgtagtttttagagagagaggttctctcctctctcttaggatttaggattaggattcctcttaaaggaattAGAATTTCATCTTCCTCAAttttcaggttcaatgttccttttatttatcttttcaatctaatttatgaacttttccatgttagaattgatatcttcatttaatataatttgagatatttcagaattatgattgctttcctttatttatataaataatttagatttttcccttttggctttggttgattaattggtgactcttgagttgtcaaactcatcgtgattgataattgttgtccttgctgattgatttagattcctataactctagtctttccttaggagttgactaggactttaggtgttaaattgatttatccgcttgacttaccttcatagttagaggttaacttagtggtagcaaaaatataattctcatcaccattgataaggataactaggataggacttccagtttccataccttgccaagagttttctcattattaatttatttcctgcaatttatttctcttgttcaaaccttttcaaaaacccaaaaatactgttttccataaccaataataaatcatacctccctgcaattccttgagaagacgacccgatgtttgaatacttcggtttataaattttattgggtttgttacttgtgacaaccaaaagtttgcacgaaaggattttctgttggtttagacgctatacttacaacgcgattatatttgtgaaaattttttacCAACAGGAAAACCGTTCGTCACTCTCCTATGGCAGAAATTCGTTAGattcttttaatcttttttcTCTACTCTCTTGTGgcagagattcctttaattAATACATTCTTTTCTCTTATGTTCTCTGCTCTCATATAGCAGAGGTTCTTTagtttcttttattcttttattctcTATTATGTATTGAATTATATTTCGACTTAACTCAGCAATTTTTGTCTGAGTTTGGCTTCCAGTGCCATAACCTCTGTAAGTAATATCTGTCTTACAGGTGCGACTCTCTTGAGTCGATGTATGCAAAcataacctctgt
Above is a genomic segment from Arachis stenosperma cultivar V10309 chromosome 1, arast.V10309.gnm1.PFL2, whole genome shotgun sequence containing:
- the LOC130946809 gene encoding uncharacterized protein LOC130946809 isoform X1, which codes for MADEDHTPTEAKVYYSKSIWWSKTPKRSDSNNNGVNGFCFGDVKDYYGYNSQEIVTPEISESFEGIRVLNNNGRYGANNNEIFMAAAACGDEENGEYDRYSMVSLSAEIVEIVEDGKSITNNKNRGDDDLHVAVGKDDLDLVQWVLDHVVSPGARIFLVHVSPPITMIPTPVGKFDRSQLTPQQVRFYVNQVNNKRKELLQKYVQLINEAKITAETLLLESNDTGKAILDLISILNLSNIIIGMKKLPYTRNRRSNKLSRGEFVKKNAPVSCEVTLVCHGEEFAATPYMDRFASKGQVPVPMAVSQSKGHSRNYYFPCACLFPGCMKLVDK
- the LOC130946809 gene encoding uncharacterized protein LOC130946809 isoform X2, with product MADEDHTPTEAKVYYSKSIWWSKTPKRSDSNNNGVNGFCFGDVKDYYGYNSQEIVTPEISESFEGIRVLNNNGRYGANNNEIFMAAAACGDEENGEYDRYSMVSLSAEIVEIVEDGKSITNNKNRGDDDLHVAVGKDDLDLVQWVLDHVVSPGARIFLVHVSPPITMIPTPVGKFDRSQLTPQQVRFYVNQVNNKRKELLQKYVQLINEAKITAETLLLESNDTGKAILDLISILNLSNIIIGMKKLPYTRRSNKLSRGEFVKKNAPVSCEVTLVCHGEEFAATPYMDRFASKGQVPVPMAVSQSKGHSRNYYFPCACLFPGCMKLVDK